One region of Mucilaginibacter sp. 14171R-50 genomic DNA includes:
- a CDS encoding tol-pal system YbgF family protein, which yields MFTNRARILVAGMFIVLMAVAIKYQAYQLAALALMFIALLIWGYFKQGTIVLAAKAFHQKDYDKAEDLLKQVPKPEWLSKKRRGFYEFIYGGICLQKRAYTEAEQHYELAALYPLRSANDHVAALVHVANINVRNGNYEKARIYLQLTEKHKDNITAKMKDVIWKVEQELNKNK from the coding sequence ATGTTTACAAACAGGGCCAGGATATTAGTAGCGGGGATGTTTATAGTTTTAATGGCGGTAGCCATTAAGTACCAGGCTTACCAGTTAGCTGCTTTAGCCCTGATGTTTATAGCGCTGCTGATATGGGGCTACTTTAAACAGGGAACTATTGTATTGGCGGCTAAGGCTTTTCACCAGAAGGATTACGATAAAGCCGAAGATTTATTAAAGCAGGTTCCGAAACCCGAATGGCTGAGTAAAAAACGCCGGGGTTTTTACGAGTTTATATATGGGGGCATATGCCTGCAAAAGCGCGCATATACCGAAGCCGAACAGCATTATGAATTAGCCGCATTATACCCCTTGCGCAGCGCTAACGACCATGTAGCGGCGTTGGTACATGTAGCCAATATTAACGTGCGAAACGGGAATTACGAAAAAGCAAGGATTTACCTGCAGCTTACCGAAAAACATAAAGATAATATAACCGCCAAAATGAAGGATGTGATCTGGAAAGTTGAGCAGGAATTAAACAAAAACAAATAA
- the hemC gene encoding hydroxymethylbilane synthase: MDRTVIIGTRGSELALWQANFVKDSLAAINITAELKIIKTQGDRILNLSFDKLEGKGFFTKELEEELLAGTIDIAVHSHKDLPTENPPGLIIAAVSEREDPAELLLILKDCVDVRQKLSVKFGGMVGTSSNRRKAQLLAVRPDLEIEELRGNVPTRIGKLRDEKYDAIMLAKAGVSRLGIDLSEFHVEELTPTEFIPAPAQGVLAIQIRESNTALFEALQALHHPEVAEQLALERGVLKMFGGGCHLPLGVYCRRDDGKFQVFTSKAEDAEDFPDRYFIESDTLDGVADKIVSRFAKDRKFPNKVFISRDISETSYFRKALQKHKIEIEARSLIRTVPVITRFDSYILKNIEWVFFTSKNAVEYFFKLSPQFPKKVKFGVMGAGSEDMLRRNGHFADFVGESNDTADVAADFAEMANGTTILFPGADNPMRSIHQGLSAETKIIDLPVYETVLEEDVEPSGADVMVFTSPSNVEAYFADNLLEPGQKVIAIGKSTGKKFDEMGVKYTLPFSPDEVGLAEAVFGI; the protein is encoded by the coding sequence TTGGACAGAACAGTAATAATAGGAACGCGTGGCAGCGAATTAGCTTTATGGCAGGCAAACTTTGTAAAGGACAGCCTGGCCGCGATAAACATTACCGCCGAACTTAAGATTATAAAAACACAGGGCGACCGCATCCTCAACCTGAGCTTTGATAAGCTGGAAGGCAAAGGCTTTTTTACCAAGGAATTAGAAGAAGAATTATTGGCAGGCACTATAGATATTGCCGTGCATTCGCACAAGGACCTGCCAACAGAAAACCCTCCGGGACTCATCATCGCAGCAGTTTCAGAACGGGAAGACCCGGCTGAACTGTTGTTGATCTTGAAGGACTGTGTGGATGTCCGTCAAAAGCTATCCGTAAAGTTTGGTGGTATGGTGGGTACATCATCCAACCGGCGCAAGGCCCAGCTACTGGCCGTACGGCCCGATCTGGAGATAGAAGAATTGCGCGGCAATGTGCCAACCCGCATAGGCAAACTGCGCGACGAAAAATATGATGCCATTATGCTGGCCAAAGCAGGTGTATCCCGTTTAGGTATCGACCTGAGCGAGTTTCATGTAGAGGAGCTGACGCCAACCGAATTTATCCCCGCACCGGCGCAAGGGGTATTGGCTATCCAGATACGCGAGAGCAATACAGCGTTATTTGAGGCGTTACAGGCATTGCATCACCCCGAAGTTGCCGAACAGTTGGCCCTGGAGCGCGGTGTATTAAAAATGTTTGGTGGTGGCTGCCATTTACCGCTGGGTGTTTACTGCCGGCGCGACGATGGCAAGTTCCAGGTGTTTACATCAAAGGCCGAAGATGCTGAGGATTTTCCCGACAGATATTTTATTGAGAGTGATACCCTGGACGGTGTGGCTGATAAAATAGTAAGCCGTTTTGCAAAAGACAGAAAATTCCCTAATAAAGTGTTTATTTCCCGGGATATTTCGGAAACCAGCTATTTCCGCAAGGCGTTACAGAAACATAAAATAGAAATTGAAGCGCGGTCGCTTATCCGCACCGTGCCCGTTATTACCCGTTTTGATTCATATATCTTAAAAAATATCGAATGGGTATTTTTTACCAGCAAGAACGCGGTAGAGTACTTTTTTAAACTATCCCCGCAATTTCCGAAAAAGGTAAAATTTGGGGTGATGGGTGCCGGCAGCGAAGATATGCTGCGGCGCAATGGCCATTTTGCCGATTTTGTTGGCGAAAGTAACGACACGGCCGATGTAGCCGCCGACTTTGCCGAAATGGCCAACGGTACAACAATATTGTTCCCGGGGGCTGATAACCCCATGAGGAGTATACATCAGGGCCTGTCGGCCGAAACAAAGATAATTGACCTGCCCGTTTACGAAACCGTGCTGGAGGAGGACGTAGAGCCAAGTGGTGCCGATGTGATGGTGTTTACCAGCCCAAGTAACGTAGAAGCCTACTTTGCCGATAACCTGCTGGAACCCGGGCAAAAGGTGATAGCCATTGGTAAATCAACCGGTAAAAAGTTTGATGAGATGGGGGTAAAATATACCCTGCCTTTCTCTCCCGACGAAGTTGGGCTGGCAGAGGCAGTGTTTGGAATATAA
- the hemB gene encoding porphobilinogen synthase, protein MLQRPRRNRKSEVIRQMVQETHVSAANLIFPLFIVDGENQKTEVASMPGIFRYSIDNLLREVESCLKLGLSAFDLFPNIEESLKDKYATESHRDESLYLRAIRAVKKEFPEACVITDVAMDPYSSDGHDGVVENGEILNDETLEILGKMALAHARSGADIIAPSDMMDGRVGYIRKVLDDNGFKGVSIMSYSAKYASAFYGPFRDALNSAPKFGDKKTYQMNPANQREALIEARLDEAEGADFLMVKPALSYLDVIKLIKDDTELPVAAYNVSGEYAMIKAAIQKGWLNEQRAITEVLTSIRRAGASAILTYHAKEVLLNKWL, encoded by the coding sequence ATGCTACAACGACCAAGACGAAATAGAAAAAGTGAAGTTATCCGCCAGATGGTGCAGGAAACGCATGTTAGCGCGGCTAACCTGATATTCCCGCTGTTTATTGTGGATGGCGAAAACCAAAAAACCGAAGTGGCATCAATGCCCGGCATCTTCAGGTATTCGATAGATAATTTGCTGCGCGAGGTAGAAAGTTGCCTTAAGCTGGGTTTAAGCGCTTTCGACCTGTTCCCCAATATAGAAGAATCTTTAAAAGATAAATATGCCACCGAAAGCCACCGAGATGAAAGCCTTTACCTGCGCGCCATCCGTGCGGTAAAAAAGGAATTCCCGGAAGCTTGCGTAATTACCGACGTAGCGATGGACCCGTACAGCAGCGACGGCCATGATGGCGTCGTTGAAAATGGCGAGATATTAAATGATGAAACCCTGGAGATCTTAGGCAAAATGGCGTTGGCCCATGCCCGCAGCGGGGCAGATATTATTGCCCCATCAGACATGATGGACGGCCGTGTAGGATATATCCGCAAGGTGCTGGACGATAACGGCTTTAAAGGCGTATCTATCATGTCGTATTCGGCAAAGTATGCCAGCGCGTTTTACGGCCCGTTTAGGGACGCATTAAATTCAGCCCCGAAATTCGGTGATAAAAAAACCTACCAGATGAACCCTGCTAATCAGCGCGAGGCCTTAATAGAGGCCCGTTTGGATGAGGCCGAAGGAGCGGATTTCCTGATGGTGAAACCAGCCCTTTCATACCTGGATGTTATTAAACTGATAAAAGACGATACCGAGCTGCCCGTTGCTGCCTATAACGTAAGCGGCGAGTATGCCATGATAAAAGCCGCCATACAAAAAGGCTGGCTGAACGAGCAGCGCGCTATAACCGAAGTGCTTACCAGCATCCGCCGTGCAGGCGCCAGCGCGATATTAACCTATCACGCTAAAGAGGTGCTGCTGAATAAGTGGCTTTGA
- a CDS encoding response regulator transcription factor — MLNKKRILLAEDEEHLLEAIKLNLELEGYKVSTANNGKKALQIFKEERFNLVILDVMMPEIDGFVVAETIRLENSEVPIMFLTAKNTNEDKISGLKKGADDYLTKPFNLEELILRVNNLVKRSLKGDDLKEFNSYKIGDKTIHFNSFELVNGDESITPLTKKETMLLKLLIERRNEAVSREQILETVWNYDVYPSTRTIDNFILTFRKYFEPDPKNPVYFHSIRGVGYKFTDNH, encoded by the coding sequence ATGCTGAACAAAAAAAGAATTTTATTAGCCGAAGACGAAGAGCATTTATTAGAGGCCATTAAATTAAACCTCGAGCTGGAGGGGTATAAAGTTTCTACAGCGAATAACGGTAAAAAAGCCCTTCAGATTTTTAAGGAAGAGCGATTTAACCTGGTAATACTGGATGTGATGATGCCCGAAATAGACGGCTTTGTGGTTGCGGAAACCATAAGGCTTGAAAACTCTGAGGTGCCTATTATGTTCCTTACCGCAAAAAACACCAACGAGGATAAGATATCGGGCCTGAAAAAGGGCGCAGATGACTATCTGACCAAGCCGTTTAACCTGGAAGAGTTGATCCTTCGTGTTAACAACCTGGTAAAACGCAGCCTGAAAGGCGACGACCTGAAAGAATTCAACAGTTACAAGATAGGCGACAAAACCATCCATTTTAACTCTTTTGAACTGGTTAACGGCGACGAAAGTATTACACCGCTTACCAAAAAGGAAACTATGCTGCTGAAATTGCTGATAGAGCGCCGTAACGAGGCGGTATCGCGTGAGCAGATATTGGAAACCGTTTGGAATTACGACGTGTATCCGTCAACCCGCACTATCGATAACTTTATCCTGACGTTCCGTAAGTACTTTGAACCGGACCCTAAAAACCCGGTTTATTTCCACTCGATACGGGGTGTAGGTTATAAATTTACAGACAATCACTAA
- the hemL gene encoding glutamate-1-semialdehyde 2,1-aminomutase, translating into MQVKDISRARSAELYEKAKTYFPGGVNSPVRAFKSVYGTPLFIEKGDGSHIWDADGNEFIDFCCSWGPLILGHNHAAVREKVTEVMQKGMSFGAPTALENELAELILGNNKFIQKIRFVSSGTEAVMSAIRLARGYTKRDKILKFEGCYHGHSDSLLVKAGSGLVTFGETSSAGVPKAFADETIVVSLNDKKALQEAFDEFRGQIAAVIIEPVPANNGLLLQTQDYLNYLRQICTDNGTMLIFDEVISGFRVGFEGAAAYYGIQPDIITYGKIIGGGLPVGAYGASAQVMDHVSPVGSVYQAGTLSGNPVAMAAGIAQLSELLKPGFYDDLHAKTAGFVKDIQDFVAERAYQFKVFTIGSIFWFAFTDKETITTAEDIDPASMAKFKEMHRELINRGIYLGPSGYEVGFISAAHTQADLETTKTAIFDSLDIVFGK; encoded by the coding sequence ATGCAAGTAAAAGATATTAGCAGAGCAAGATCTGCAGAACTGTACGAAAAAGCAAAGACCTATTTTCCGGGTGGGGTAAACTCGCCGGTACGGGCGTTTAAATCTGTTTACGGTACGCCGCTTTTTATCGAAAAAGGCGACGGCAGCCATATTTGGGATGCCGACGGTAACGAGTTTATTGATTTTTGCTGCTCATGGGGGCCGCTTATTTTGGGTCACAACCATGCGGCCGTTCGCGAAAAGGTAACCGAGGTAATGCAGAAAGGTATGTCTTTCGGTGCGCCTACGGCGTTGGAGAACGAACTGGCGGAACTTATCCTCGGCAATAATAAATTCATTCAAAAAATACGGTTTGTAAGCTCGGGCACCGAAGCGGTAATGTCGGCCATCAGGCTGGCAAGGGGCTACACCAAGCGCGATAAGATCTTAAAATTTGAAGGCTGCTATCATGGCCACTCGGACAGTCTTTTAGTTAAGGCGGGCTCGGGCCTGGTAACCTTCGGCGAGACCTCGTCTGCAGGCGTACCAAAGGCTTTTGCTGATGAAACGATAGTAGTGTCGTTAAATGATAAAAAAGCCCTGCAGGAGGCCTTTGATGAGTTTAGGGGGCAAATTGCAGCGGTTATCATCGAGCCTGTGCCTGCTAACAACGGCTTGTTGCTGCAAACGCAGGATTATTTAAATTACCTGCGCCAGATCTGTACCGATAACGGCACCATGCTGATCTTTGATGAGGTGATCTCGGGTTTCCGTGTGGGATTTGAAGGCGCGGCTGCTTATTATGGCATCCAGCCGGATATCATTACTTATGGTAAGATCATCGGCGGCGGTTTGCCTGTTGGGGCTTACGGTGCATCGGCACAGGTGATGGATCATGTATCCCCCGTAGGCTCAGTTTACCAGGCGGGTACCTTATCAGGAAATCCGGTTGCTATGGCAGCCGGTATCGCCCAATTAAGCGAGCTGTTAAAACCTGGTTTTTACGATGATCTGCATGCAAAAACCGCGGGTTTTGTAAAAGATATACAGGATTTTGTGGCTGAACGTGCATATCAATTCAAGGTGTTCACCATTGGATCGATATTTTGGTTTGCATTTACTGATAAAGAAACTATCACAACCGCAGAAGATATCGACCCGGCCAGCATGGCCAAATTTAAAGAAATGCACCGCGAACTGATCAATAGGGGCATTTATTTAGGTCCGTCGGGCTACGAGGTTGGCTTTATATCGGCCGCCCACACACAAGCCGATTTAGAAACAACAAAAACAGCTATATTTGATAGTCTGGATATTGTATTTGGAAAATAA
- a CDS encoding sensor histidine kinase KdpD, with the protein MKKTLVIFYAIIIYAVAELIWWGYMLVHLNPSRKGMIMGEGMMFITVFLIGAYFLHQSLNREAKLQEQKKNFLLSVTHELKSPLASIKILLQTIQKRDLTKVQILNFIDKSLLDVERLDDMVENMLLASKIDNRSYTFPKAKFNLSVLVDSIVNRLQISKCDCNQQIINAEIEPKIEITGDKFALTSVVTNLVENAVKYSSPCETVNVRLFEKEGKVYFQVADHGIGIADSEKSRIFDKFYRVGSEDTRNTKGTGLGLYIVKEVLDKHQASIKVKDNRPAGSVFEVVFALT; encoded by the coding sequence ATGAAAAAGACACTCGTAATATTTTATGCCATCATTATTTATGCGGTTGCCGAACTGATATGGTGGGGGTATATGCTGGTACATCTTAATCCAAGCCGTAAGGGGATGATCATGGGCGAGGGCATGATGTTCATCACCGTTTTTTTGATCGGGGCGTATTTTTTACATCAATCGCTTAACCGCGAAGCCAAGCTGCAGGAGCAGAAAAAGAACTTCCTGCTTTCAGTAACGCACGAGCTGAAGTCGCCGCTGGCATCTATAAAAATATTATTGCAGACCATTCAAAAGCGCGACCTGACAAAAGTGCAGATATTGAACTTTATCGATAAGTCGTTACTTGATGTAGAGCGCCTGGATGATATGGTAGAGAACATGCTGCTTGCATCAAAAATTGATAACCGCTCATACACCTTTCCGAAGGCAAAATTCAACCTGTCGGTTTTGGTTGATAGCATTGTTAACCGCTTGCAAATAAGCAAGTGCGATTGCAACCAGCAGATCATAAATGCCGAGATCGAGCCTAAAATAGAGATAACAGGCGATAAGTTTGCCTTAACATCGGTGGTTACCAACCTGGTAGAGAACGCTGTAAAATATTCCAGCCCCTGCGAAACTGTTAATGTCAGGCTGTTTGAGAAAGAGGGTAAAGTTTACTTTCAGGTGGCAGACCATGGCATAGGTATTGCGGATAGTGAAAAGTCACGCATCTTTGATAAATTTTATCGTGTAGGCAGCGAAGATACACGCAATACAAAAGGGACAGGCTTGGGTTTATACATTGTTAAAGAGGTATTAGATAAACACCAGGCCAGTATAAAAGTTAAAGACAACCGCCCTGCCGGCAGCGTATTTGAAGTAGTATTTGCATTAACCTAA
- a CDS encoding MauE/DoxX family redox-associated membrane protein, whose amino-acid sequence MSKKIKNLKKISLVILIAGYLAAGANHFYNPQSYYRIIPAYIPYPIIANVLAGVFEIAFALMLISPKTRKIASWGIILMLGAFLPVHISMIINAPVNLGSLTVTPAIAWVRLLLQPVLMFWAWWHSKS is encoded by the coding sequence ATGAGCAAAAAAATAAAAAATCTTAAAAAAATCAGCCTCGTAATTTTGATAGCCGGCTATTTGGCAGCCGGTGCCAATCATTTTTATAACCCACAATCATATTATAGAATAATCCCCGCTTATATCCCTTACCCCATTATCGCCAATGTGTTGGCAGGTGTTTTTGAGATCGCATTTGCGCTTATGCTGATATCACCCAAAACCCGTAAAATTGCTTCGTGGGGTATCATACTCATGCTGGGGGCCTTTTTGCCGGTACATATCAGCATGATCATAAATGCACCTGTTAATCTGGGCAGCCTTACGGTTACCCCGGCAATAGCCTGGGTAAGGTTGCTTTTACAACCGGTGCTGATGTTCTGGGCCTGGTGGCATTCTAAGTCGTAA
- the hemA gene encoding glutamyl-tRNA reductase: MKYLKVIAFTHKQIELKELGRLVICQENLTTKLQEVKARFGIDELFYLGTCNRVEFVMSTQQVIDKAFAHQFLETLQMGLCPHSTSTFLDAASIYEGQDAMNHLLRTSCSLESLIVGEKEILAQLRKAYEDCRAAGLTGDCLRVVMDCVVKTAKEVYTHTNISKNPISVVSLAYRKLKDLKLCSNARILIIGAGETNRNISKYLQKHKFSNFSVFNRTLEKAQQLAADLGGEAFELSELKNYKKGFDAIITCTSAVEPIITPEIYASLLNGDTDKKTIVDLAIPNDTSPVVLEQFDVNFIEVHSLNEIAKKNLQERYQELVHAEAIIDQNIAEFMVMLKQRKIELAMRQVPEKIKEIRNNAVNTVFAQEVQSLDKESREILEKVMNYMEKKYISVPMIMAKDILINNK; encoded by the coding sequence TTGAAGTACTTAAAAGTTATTGCTTTTACACATAAACAGATTGAGCTGAAGGAATTGGGACGATTGGTGATATGCCAGGAAAATCTGACCACTAAGCTTCAAGAGGTTAAAGCACGTTTTGGTATTGACGAGTTATTTTACCTGGGTACCTGCAACCGTGTAGAGTTTGTAATGTCGACACAACAGGTAATTGACAAGGCTTTTGCCCACCAGTTTTTGGAGACATTGCAAATGGGCCTTTGCCCGCACTCTACAAGTACTTTCCTTGATGCGGCGTCGATCTACGAAGGGCAGGATGCGATGAACCATTTGTTGCGCACATCATGCTCGTTGGAGAGCCTGATAGTTGGCGAAAAAGAAATTTTAGCCCAGTTGCGTAAAGCTTACGAAGATTGCAGGGCGGCAGGGCTAACCGGCGATTGTTTGCGTGTGGTAATGGATTGTGTGGTAAAAACAGCCAAAGAAGTTTATACCCATACCAATATCTCAAAAAACCCTATTTCGGTAGTGTCGTTGGCTTACCGTAAGTTAAAAGATCTTAAGCTTTGCTCTAATGCCCGTATATTGATCATCGGAGCAGGCGAAACCAACCGCAATATTTCAAAATATCTTCAAAAGCATAAGTTCTCTAACTTTTCTGTATTTAACCGTACGCTTGAAAAAGCACAGCAGTTGGCTGCCGATCTGGGCGGCGAGGCTTTTGAGCTTTCCGAGTTGAAAAACTACAAAAAAGGGTTTGATGCTATTATCACCTGCACATCGGCGGTTGAACCCATTATCACCCCTGAAATTTACGCGTCGTTGCTAAACGGCGATACCGATAAAAAAACAATTGTCGACCTGGCTATCCCGAACGACACATCTCCTGTAGTATTAGAGCAGTTTGATGTAAATTTTATTGAGGTACACAGCCTTAACGAAATTGCTAAAAAGAACCTGCAGGAACGCTACCAGGAACTGGTGCACGCCGAAGCCATTATAGATCAGAACATCGCCGAGTTTATGGTGATGTTGAAGCAGCGCAAAATTGAGCTGGCCATGCGCCAGGTGCCTGAAAAGATCAAGGAAATACGCAATAATGCCGTAAACACCGTTTTTGCACAGGAAGTTCAAAGCCTTGATAAAGAATCGCGCGAGATACTGGAGAAGGTGATGAACTACATGGAGAAAAAGTATATCAGCGTGCCCATGATCATGGCAAAGGATATACTGATCAATAATAAATAA
- the hemE gene encoding uroporphyrinogen decarboxylase, translating to MKDSLFIKAAFSEKTERPPVWMMRQAGRFMPEYWEIKNKYSFLEMCKTPELAADVTMLPVDLLGIDAAILFSDILVTGEAMGGDLSFTQGVGPKFANPVRTQADIDNLQTNVGDRLQYVADAIKVIQQRLNGSIPLIGFAGAPFTVMSYLVEGGSSKDFKLTKLMLHNHPEMAHQLLSKIATVTADYLNLQIEAGVNAVQIFDSWAQALSWDDYTEFSHRYIQEIISKLNRKDIPVISFCKGSSVFAPLMAQARPDVVSIDWNVDLLDIKNRLPEGIAVQGNLDPHILYADKKVIKERIYRLFERMRGQNGFIFNLGHGIMPDIPFDNVKYAVEVIKDYPPTP from the coding sequence ATGAAAGACTCGTTATTTATAAAAGCCGCATTTTCAGAGAAAACAGAACGCCCGCCGGTGTGGATGATGCGCCAGGCAGGCCGTTTTATGCCCGAGTACTGGGAGATAAAAAATAAGTACTCGTTTTTGGAGATGTGCAAAACACCCGAGCTGGCTGCCGATGTTACCATGCTGCCGGTTGATCTGCTGGGTATTGATGCCGCCATTTTATTTTCGGATATCCTGGTTACCGGCGAAGCCATGGGCGGCGATCTGAGCTTTACACAAGGCGTAGGGCCTAAGTTTGCCAACCCGGTGCGTACGCAGGCCGATATAGATAACCTGCAAACCAACGTGGGCGACAGGCTGCAATATGTAGCCGATGCTATCAAGGTAATTCAGCAGCGTTTAAACGGCAGCATCCCGCTGATTGGGTTTGCCGGCGCACCGTTTACCGTGATGAGCTACCTGGTTGAAGGCGGATCATCAAAAGATTTTAAGCTGACCAAACTGATGCTGCATAACCACCCGGAAATGGCGCACCAGCTATTATCAAAAATTGCAACCGTTACGGCAGATTACCTTAACCTGCAAATTGAAGCCGGTGTAAACGCCGTGCAGATTTTCGATAGCTGGGCGCAGGCATTATCATGGGATGACTATACCGAGTTTTCGCATCGTTATATTCAGGAGATCATCAGCAAACTGAACAGGAAGGATATTCCTGTGATATCGTTCTGCAAAGGCAGTTCGGTATTTGCACCGCTAATGGCCCAGGCCAGGCCGGATGTAGTATCAATAGACTGGAATGTAGACCTGCTGGATATCAAGAATAGATTACCCGAAGGGATAGCCGTTCAGGGTAACCTTGACCCGCATATCTTGTATGCCGATAAAAAAGTAATAAAAGAACGCATCTACCGGCTATTCGAGCGTATGCGCGGCCAGAACGGCTTTATATTTAATCTGGGCCACGGCATTATGCCCGATATCCCGTTTGATAATGTGAAGTACGCGGTAGAGGTTATAAAAGACTACCCCCCAACCCCCTGA